In a single window of the Cydia splendana chromosome 20, ilCydSple1.2, whole genome shotgun sequence genome:
- the LOC134800829 gene encoding vacuolar protein sorting-associated protein 35: MMTVNHPFLYIWSNAQMTNQASPVEEQEKLLDEALNVVKVQAFQMKRCLDKSKLMDALKHASTMLGELRTSLLSPKSYYELYMAITDELRHLELYLLEEFRRGRKVADLYELVQYAGNIVPRLYLLITVGLVYINTNTSLRRDLLKDLVEMCRGVQHPLRGLFLRNYLLQCTRNVLPDSHEPENENEGTVRDAIDFILMNFAEMNKLWVRMQHQGHSRDKERRERERSELRILVGTNLVRLSQLECVTVAEYKRCVLPAILEQVVSCRDAIAQEYLQECCIQVFPDEFHLATLQPFLKSCAELQPGVNIKNIITALIERLQHYSQRSENGVNFVVTEDGQEQQVQLFEVFSDQVAAITQSRTDMPPEDTLSLQLALLKLAQRCHPDRLNYVDKVLAHTDTICKDILQNSGKTHMEQNTPVFKELMKILKLPGEQYKDVLTLTKLQHYRPLIAHLPHSGRTTLAAHLASLLIDAGTVVSTPEDVESVLSMLDVLVHDQPDQPANPDPDDFAEEQWLLARLIHQFKSPSADQQYLILSACRKALQGGGAARIQHTFPPLLFHAYRLAEQYKDEKDQDEMWEKKCQKIFQFCHQSISMLVKAELAELPLRLYLQGALAISEIGFANHETLAYEFIAQAFSLYEDEIPDSRAQLQALTLLIATAEQARCLGAENMEPLRTSCALAAGKLLKKPDQARAAALCAHLYWKRDKDGNPWPLSDAGRALECLRKAARVAAQCMDGAVQAQLLAELLGRYALLRTRRHPGLTPQLIHTVIAKIREELGNVEASEEAEQIARHFHNTLRHLRRSAPDLPALDDTLLQ; encoded by the exons GCGTTTCAAATGAAGCGATGCCTGGATAAGTCAAAGCTGATGGATGCGCTGAAGCACGCCTCCACCATGCTCGGGGAGCTGCGGACCTCGCTGCTCTCGCCCAAGAGCTACTACGAGCTCT ACATGGCAATAACGGACGAGCTCCGACACCTCGAGCTGTACCTCCTCGAGGAGTTCCGCCGCGGCCGCAAGGTCGCCGACCTGTACGAGCTCGTCCAGTACGCCGGCAACATCGTGCCGCGACTCTATCTCCTTATTACTGTAGGCCTCGTGTATATTAACACTAATACTAGCCTGCGGAGAGACCTGCTGAAG GATCTGGTGGAGATGTGCCGGGGCGTGCAGCACCCGTTGCGCGGGCTGTTCCTCCGCAACTACCTCCTGCAGTGCACCCGCAACGTGCTCCCGGACTCCCACGAGCCCGAGAATGAGAATGAGGGCACC GTTCGTGATGCGATCGACTTCATCCTGATGAACTTCGCGGAGATGAACAAACTGTGGGTCCGAATGCAGCACCAGGGGCACTCGAG GGACAAGGAGCGCCGTGAACGCGAGCGCTCCGAGTTGCGAATTCTCGTCGGAACTAATTTAGTGCGCCTCAGCCAACTGGAGTGCGTCACGGTCGCCGAATACAAGCGCTGCGTGCTACCCGCCATCTTAGAACAAGTTGTGTCTTGTCGAGACGCTATAGCGCAGGAATATCTACAAGAATGCTGTATACag GTGTTTCCTGATGAGTTCCACCTGGCGACTCTCCAGCCTTTCCTGAAGTCCTGCGCTGAATTACAGCCGGGTGTCAACATCAAAAACATCATCACGGCGCTTATTGAGCGCTTGCAGCATTATAGCCAG CGAAGCGAGAACGGAGTGAACTTCGTGGTGACGGAAGACGGCCAGGAGCAGCAGGTCCAACTGTTCGAGGTGTTCTCCGACCAGGTGGCCGCCATCACACAG AGCCGCACCGACATGCCTCCAGAAGACACACTAAGTCTCCAACTCGCACTGCTGAAGCTCGCTCAGCGCTGCCACCCAGACCGGCTCAACTATGTCGACAAAGTTCTGGCTCATACAGACACCATCTGCAAAGACATTCTACAGAACAG CGGCAAAACGCACATGGAACAGAACACCCCAGTGTTCAAAGAGCTGATGAAGATCCTGAAACTCCCCGGCGAACAGTACAAGGACGTCCTTACCCTAACCAAGCTGCAGCACTACAGGCCGCTTATCGCGCATTTACCTCATTCAGGCAGGACCACTTTGGCGGCGCATCTTGCGTCGCTGCTTATTGATGCAGGCACTGTTGTGTCCACTCCTGAAGAC GTGGAGTCAGTGTTGTCGATGTTGGACGTGTTGGTCCACGACCAGCCCGACCAGCCCGCCAACCCGGACCCGGACGACTTTGCCGAGGAACAGTGGCTCTTAGCTAG ATTGATTCATCAATTCAAGTCGCCTTCCGCGGACCAGCAGTACCTGATACTGAGCGCGTGTCGCAAAGCCCTGCAAGGCGGGGGTGCGGCCAGGATCCAGCACACCTTCCCACCGCTCTTGTTCCATGCTTACAGATTAGCTGAGCAGTATAAAGACGAGAAAGATCAG GACGAGATGTGGGAGAAGAAATGTCAAAAGATCTTCCAGTTCTGCCACCAGAGCATCAGCATGTTGGTGAAGGCCGAGCTAGCGGAGTTGCCTCTGCG ATTGTACCTACAAGGAGCTCTAGCGATCAGCGAAATAGGCTTCGCGAACCACGAGACGCTCGCCTACGAGTTCATCGCTCAGGCTTTCTCGCTCTACGAGGACGAGATCCCGGACTCCCGAGCGCAGCTACAGGCTCTAACTCTGCTGATAGCTACGGCTGAACAGGCCCGCTGCTTAG GAGCTGAAAACATGGAGCCGCTGCGGACGTCGTGCGCGCTGGCGGCCGGCAAGCTGCTCAAGAAACCCGACCAGGCCAGGGCCGCCGCGCTCTGTGCGCATCTCTACTGGAAGAGGGACAAAGACGGCAATCCG TGGCCCCTGAGCGACGCGGGCCGCGCTCTAGAGTGCCTGCGCAAGGCGGCCCGAGTGGCCGCTCAATGTATGGACGGCGCCGTGCAAGCACAGCTACTAGCTGAACTGCTCGGCCGGTACGCTCTGCTCAGGACCAGGAGACACCCCGGCCTCACCCCGCAACTCATACACACT GTAATTGCGAAAATTCGCGAGGAACTAGGCAACGTGGAGGCCAGCGAGGAGGCCGAACAGATCGCGAGGCACTTCCACAACACGCTGCGTCACCTCCGGAGATCCGCGCCCGACCTGCCGGCTCTAGACGACACGCTATTGCagtag